One Microcaecilia unicolor chromosome 4, aMicUni1.1, whole genome shotgun sequence genomic region harbors:
- the CDKN1C gene encoding cyclin-dependent kinase inhibitor 1C, whose protein sequence is MSHVQLSNAVWERLLARRTFPLHPRSSVCKNLFGRMDHEELRRELKSKLWEISEADRERWDYDFETDTPLAGGKLEWEAVPGEAVPAFYRETLHVGSKRVPVAMIPGLSLDGSPSESLHQERGCKEGEQNNQENRLHHPNSGITTKIALKRTATSAHITDFFAKRKRTAESKSACGIGLPSVSPISPEMTPRKRLR, encoded by the exons ATGTCTCACGTGCAGCTGTCTAACGCCGTTTGGGAGCGGCTACTGGCTCGCCGGACCTTCCCTCTTCACCCTCGCAGTAGCGTCTGCAAGAATCTGTTCGGACGGATGGACCACGAAGAGCTTAGGCGGGAGTTAAAGAGCAAATTGTGGGAGATAAGCGAGGCGGACCGGGAGAGGTGGGACTACGACTTCGAGACGGACACTCCGTTGGCCGGGGGAAAGCTGGAGTGGGAAGCGGTGCCCGGGGAGGCGGTACCCGCTTTTTACCGGGAGACCCTCCACGTGGGCAGTAAGAGGGTCCCGGTGGCGATGATACCCGGACTGAGCCTGGATGGCAGCCCCAGTGAATCCTTGCATCAGGAGAGAGGGTGTAAGGAGGGTGAACAAAACAACCAGGAGAACCGATTGCATCACCCGAACTCAGGAATTACAACTAAAatagccctgaaaaggacagccACTTCAGCACATATAACAG ATTTCTTTGCAAAGCGGAAAAGGACAGCAGAGTCGAAATCGGCTTGTGGTATTGGACTGCCTTCCGTATCTCCCATTTCCCCTGAAATGACGCCCCGCAAGAGACTGCGATGA